The Hymenobacter sp. GOD-10R genome includes a window with the following:
- a CDS encoding ABC transporter permease, which translates to MNYKFWLIAQREYLTRVRKKSFVVLTLLVPLLMAGVFAFVAKLAKSDDNSVDVVEVRDDTNLGLTSKLPTTEQLLFLPAAGTLAEAKQSFQKSEHAGLLYLPANLDVQNPQGIQLFAKGNVSMRKQRAVENALNKALSEMKMQKSGLTQEQLDQLRSRVSLTTVALDEKGQEKSSDTMATTGAAYVLALLIYMFIFIYGVQIMRGVGEEKSNRIMEVMLSSVRPFDLMMGKIVGIAAVGLTQFVLWAVLSFGASSIVGSAVFGSDNARPTTTLATRAGASNDDKRVAQAEASQQPEAAVVDGRSAIFGALRDLPIGMILGGFLIYFLGGYLLYGALFGAIGAAVDDQTDTQQFMFPVTLPLILSYLIGVSVILRNPDGPIAFWMSMIPFTSPIAMVIRLPFGVPLWQLGLSVVLLIAGFIGTVWVAARIYRVGVLMYGKKVTYKELGKWMFYKG; encoded by the coding sequence ATGAACTACAAATTTTGGCTTATCGCCCAACGCGAATACCTGACCCGAGTTCGCAAAAAAAGCTTCGTGGTGCTAACCCTCTTGGTGCCGTTGCTGATGGCTGGGGTTTTCGCCTTCGTGGCCAAGCTGGCTAAGTCCGACGACAACTCGGTGGATGTAGTTGAGGTGCGCGACGACACCAACCTAGGTCTGACAAGCAAGCTGCCTACTACTGAGCAGCTCTTATTTCTGCCCGCAGCCGGTACCTTGGCCGAAGCCAAGCAGAGCTTCCAGAAATCGGAGCATGCGGGTCTGCTTTACTTGCCGGCGAACCTAGATGTGCAGAATCCGCAAGGTATTCAGCTGTTTGCTAAAGGCAACGTGAGCATGCGCAAGCAGCGCGCCGTTGAGAATGCGCTGAATAAAGCCTTATCGGAGATGAAGATGCAGAAGTCGGGGCTGACGCAGGAGCAACTTGACCAGCTTCGCTCGCGCGTGTCGCTCACGACGGTGGCCCTGGACGAGAAAGGCCAGGAAAAAAGCAGCGATACCATGGCGACAACCGGCGCGGCGTACGTACTGGCGCTGCTCATCTACATGTTCATCTTTATCTACGGCGTGCAGATTATGCGGGGCGTAGGAGAGGAGAAGTCGAACCGTATTATGGAAGTAATGCTGTCATCGGTGCGGCCCTTCGACCTGATGATGGGCAAGATTGTGGGCATTGCTGCCGTGGGCCTAACCCAGTTTGTGTTGTGGGCCGTTCTATCATTCGGAGCTAGCTCTATTGTTGGCTCGGCAGTATTTGGCAGTGACAATGCTCGTCCAACCACAACGCTAGCTACAAGAGCAGGGGCTAGTAATGACGACAAACGAGTTGCGCAAGCAGAAGCTAGCCAGCAACCCGAAGCAGCCGTAGTAGATGGACGCTCGGCTATATTCGGTGCCTTACGGGATTTGCCAATCGGGATGATCCTAGGAGGCTTTCTAATTTACTTCCTGGGTGGTTACCTGTTGTACGGAGCACTATTTGGGGCAATTGGTGCGGCCGTAGACGACCAGACGGACACGCAGCAGTTTATGTTTCCTGTCACGCTGCCGCTCATTCTCAGCTACCTCATTGGCGTGTCCGTTATCCTGCGCAACCCTGATGGCCCGATTGCCTTTTGGATGTCGATGATTCCGTTTACCTCGCCCATTGCCATGGTCATTCGGCTGCCGTTTGGCGTGCCGCTCTGGCAGCTAGGGTTGTCTGTGGTGCTGCTGATAGCAGGCTTTATTGGTACGGTGTGGGTAGCTGCGCGCATCTACCGCGTAGGCGTACTGATGTACGGAAAGAAAGTGACCTACAAAGAGCTAGGTAAGTGGATGTTCTATAAAGGATAA